A single window of Brevundimonas vitisensis DNA harbors:
- a CDS encoding NaeI family type II restriction endonuclease, whose product MRKLPLSSVVLGHEDFERLEIIENEIRARVGDRPEQVFTDLIVEAVEFVLDPVRTGRTEIRELDNVEKTFIGLKVEHFLRDLFDAPKGLRDLVLAGQDVDVKTTVSKSWSWMIPPETFRDEEPVLLVAADETARKAWIGLLVARQIYLGAPNRDGKKSILSSSYKHIRWIATGVDWPPNRWEHIDIARFRELRSIKGGTVRAAKFFEENLRRVIDRRVLLALLFDQKDPMKRLRENGGAPDILLPKGIRLLSGTFNAPTLSKLGFCVTSEEFVAILPTTDTELALLNTAAPEGG is encoded by the coding sequence ATGCGAAAGCTGCCTCTTTCATCCGTTGTCCTTGGACACGAGGATTTCGAACGGCTCGAAATCATCGAGAACGAAATTAGGGCTCGTGTTGGCGACAGACCTGAGCAGGTCTTCACCGACCTTATCGTAGAAGCGGTCGAGTTTGTCCTCGATCCCGTCCGTACGGGGCGGACGGAGATCCGAGAACTCGACAACGTCGAGAAGACCTTCATTGGCTTGAAGGTCGAGCATTTCCTTCGTGATCTCTTCGACGCTCCAAAAGGTCTGCGAGATTTGGTTCTCGCTGGCCAGGATGTTGATGTCAAAACGACGGTAAGCAAATCGTGGAGTTGGATGATTCCACCGGAAACATTCCGCGATGAGGAACCCGTTTTGTTGGTTGCTGCCGACGAGACTGCACGTAAGGCTTGGATTGGCCTACTCGTCGCTCGCCAAATCTATTTGGGCGCTCCAAACAGAGATGGAAAGAAGAGCATCCTCTCGTCGTCCTACAAACACATTCGTTGGATCGCTACCGGAGTGGACTGGCCTCCAAACCGCTGGGAGCACATCGACATAGCCAGATTTCGCGAACTGCGCTCAATCAAAGGGGGCACTGTACGGGCCGCCAAATTTTTTGAGGAAAATCTCCGGCGGGTAATCGACAGACGGGTGCTGCTGGCGCTGCTTTTCGACCAGAAAGATCCGATGAAGAGGCTCCGAGAGAACGGTGGCGCACCCGACATCCTACTGCCAAAAGGAATCAGGCTGCTGTCGGGCACCTTCAACGCTCCAACCCTCTCAAAGCTCGGCTTCTGCGTCACGTCGGAAGAATTCGTAGCAATCCTCCCCACTACCGACACTGAGTTGGCACTGCTCAATACGGCGGCACCTGAGGGCGGATAG
- the groES gene encoding co-chaperone GroES, translating into MAFRPLGDRVLVKRVEEESKTKGGIIIPDTAKEKPQEGEVVAVGPGVRDERGTVNALELQVGDRILFGKWSGTEVKLEGEDLIIMKESDVLGVLS; encoded by the coding sequence ATGGCGTTTCGTCCTCTCGGCGATCGCGTGCTGGTCAAGCGCGTTGAAGAAGAATCCAAGACCAAGGGCGGGATCATCATTCCTGACACGGCCAAGGAAAAGCCCCAGGAAGGCGAAGTCGTCGCCGTCGGACCGGGCGTCCGTGACGAGCGCGGCACCGTGAACGCCCTGGAACTGCAGGTCGGCGACCGCATCCTGTTCGGCAAGTGGTCGGGCACCGAGGTCAAGCTGGAAGGCGAAGACCTGATCATCATGAAGGAGTCCGACGTCCTGGGCGTGCTGTCCTAA
- a CDS encoding BaiN/RdsA family NAD(P)/FAD-dependent oxidoreductase, with protein MDQTPHTVHVVGAGPAGLMAAEVLATAGIAVVVHDHMPSVGRKLLMAGRGGLNLTHSEPVEAFTGRYGAAAPVVAGWLEAFSAADLIAWAEGLGQPTFTGSSGRVFPRAMKASPLLRAWLGRLEGLGVQIRTRSRLIGMADGALTFRTPEGERTERPGGVVLAMGGASWPRLGSDGGWTAMLEAQGVALSPLRPANMGVDVTWSDILADRFAGQPLKPVALTHDEITVRGEAMVTRYGLEGGAVYALSAAVREAVAQEGSTTLVLDLRPDLTIEALAERLSRPRGKDSATNWLRKAAGLSPVAVGVLREIPGDLPTGPDKLARRIKAVRLKVTGVQGLDRAISSAGGVRLEAVDAGLMLNALPGVVVAGEMLDWEAPTGGYLLQADMASGVVAARTLAGWMASQTMVKTPG; from the coding sequence ATGGATCAGACACCCCACACCGTTCATGTCGTCGGCGCCGGTCCGGCGGGCCTGATGGCGGCCGAAGTTCTGGCCACGGCGGGCATCGCCGTGGTGGTGCACGACCACATGCCCTCGGTCGGGCGAAAGCTGCTGATGGCCGGGCGCGGCGGGCTGAACCTGACGCATTCGGAACCGGTGGAGGCCTTCACCGGCCGCTATGGCGCGGCGGCCCCGGTCGTGGCCGGGTGGCTGGAGGCGTTTTCCGCCGCCGACCTGATCGCCTGGGCCGAGGGGCTGGGCCAGCCGACCTTTACCGGCTCCAGCGGCCGGGTCTTTCCCCGCGCCATGAAGGCCTCGCCCCTGCTGCGGGCCTGGCTGGGGCGGCTGGAGGGGCTGGGGGTGCAGATCCGCACCCGCTCGCGCCTGATCGGTATGGCGGACGGGGCGCTGACCTTCCGCACGCCTGAGGGCGAGCGCACGGAGCGGCCGGGGGGCGTGGTCCTGGCTATGGGCGGTGCCAGCTGGCCGCGTCTGGGATCGGACGGCGGCTGGACCGCGATGCTGGAGGCACAAGGGGTGGCCTTGTCGCCCCTGCGGCCGGCCAACATGGGCGTGGACGTCACCTGGTCCGACATCCTGGCGGACCGGTTCGCCGGACAGCCGCTGAAGCCCGTCGCCCTGACCCACGACGAAATCACCGTGCGGGGCGAAGCCATGGTCACCCGTTATGGGCTGGAGGGCGGGGCCGTCTATGCCCTGTCGGCCGCTGTGCGCGAGGCGGTGGCGCAAGAGGGGTCGACGACCCTGGTCCTGGACCTGCGGCCCGATCTGACGATCGAAGCCCTGGCCGAGCGCCTTTCGCGACCGCGCGGCAAGGACAGCGCCACCAACTGGTTGCGCAAAGCCGCTGGCCTGTCGCCGGTGGCCGTCGGCGTGCTGCGCGAGATTCCGGGCGATCTGCCGACCGGCCCGGACAAGCTGGCACGGCGGATCAAGGCGGTGCGGCTGAAGGTGACGGGGGTCCAGGGCTTGGACCGCGCCATATCCAGCGCGGGCGGGGTGCGGCTGGAGGCCGTCGATGCCGGCCTGATGCTGAACGCCCTTCCCGGCGTGGTCGTCGCCGGAGAGATGCTGGACTGGGAGGCACCGACCGGCGGCTATCTGTTGCAGGCAGACATGGCGTCCGGCGTCGTGGCCGCACGGACCCTTGCAGGGTGGATGGCGTCACAAACCATGGTTAAGACGCCGGGATGA
- the rarD gene encoding EamA family transporter RarD — translation MTSSSPAVSPAAPDRTALMAAVGCYVMWGFMPLLFMGMAGAAFTAAEILSHRALWSVLFAAGLVLLAGQSAQVRTVLAQPRNLAWLALSTALIATNWGLYVWATTHHATLEASLGYYINPLLNMIVGLWLFRERIDRWGWVAIGLAAVGVAIQALALGRPPWISLALAFSFGAYGVIRKRVAVEAQPGLLIECLMLLPFGLAYVLWLQMAGQGHGFASPSGFAWGLFSGLATVLPLALFAWSARRLPLSTIGFVQFLAPTLQFAIGVATGEAFTLLRGLSFGFIWLGAAVFALAAWYRVRAAQVAMRAAEPI, via the coding sequence ATGACGTCCTCCTCGCCTGCCGTTTCTCCTGCCGCACCCGATCGCACCGCCCTGATGGCGGCGGTGGGGTGTTATGTGATGTGGGGGTTCATGCCCCTGTTGTTCATGGGGATGGCGGGGGCCGCGTTCACGGCGGCCGAGATCCTGTCGCACCGGGCGCTGTGGTCGGTGCTGTTCGCGGCAGGGCTGGTGCTGCTGGCCGGGCAGTCGGCCCAGGTGCGGACCGTTCTGGCCCAGCCGCGCAACCTGGCCTGGCTGGCGCTGTCGACCGCCCTGATCGCGACCAACTGGGGCCTGTATGTCTGGGCCACGACCCATCATGCGACGCTGGAGGCCAGCCTCGGCTATTACATCAACCCGCTGCTGAACATGATCGTCGGCCTGTGGCTGTTCCGCGAGCGGATCGACCGCTGGGGCTGGGTGGCGATCGGGCTGGCGGCGGTGGGGGTGGCGATCCAGGCCCTGGCCCTGGGACGGCCGCCGTGGATTTCCCTGGCCCTGGCCTTCAGCTTTGGCGCTTACGGCGTGATCCGCAAGCGGGTGGCGGTCGAGGCCCAGCCCGGCCTGCTGATCGAATGTCTGATGCTGCTGCCGTTTGGCCTGGCCTATGTGCTGTGGCTGCAGATGGCGGGACAGGGGCATGGGTTTGCCTCGCCGTCCGGTTTCGCCTGGGGCCTGTTCAGCGGTCTGGCGACGGTGCTGCCGCTGGCCCTGTTCGCCTGGTCGGCTCGGCGGTTGCCCCTGTCGACGATCGGCTTCGTCCAGTTCCTGGCCCCGACGCTGCAGTTCGCGATCGGGGTGGCGACGGGCGAGGCCTTTACCCTGCTGCGCGGGCTGTCGTTCGGCTTCATCTGGCTGGGCGCGGCGGTCTTTGCCCTGGCCGCCTGGTACCGGGTGCGTGCGGCCCAGGTGGCGATGCGGGCGGCTGAACCGATCTAG
- a CDS encoding YifB family Mg chelatase-like AAA ATPase, translated as MVARVVTVAFDGVDARRVDVEVQLVGGTGQTSFTIVGLPDKAVAESRERVHGAFAGIGLALPPRRIIANLAPADQRKEGSHFDLPIALSLLAAMGVIAPDALDGWAAVGELGLDGQIAAVGGTLPAAVAAASMGLGLICPEINGPEAAWAGDVSILAPRSLIGLINHFKGTQVLRAPEPGPIRSGGAVPDLREVKGQESAKRALEIAAAGGHNLLFVGPPGSGKSMMAQRLPGLLPPLTPQELLETSMVWSVAGLIERGALTRDRPFRSPHHSASMAALTGGGTRAKPGEASLAHNGVLFLDELPEYSAQALDSLRQPLETGEIVVARANAHIRYPARFQLVAAMNPCRCGLGGAGRGACGKAPRCQRDYQNRISGPLFDRIDLTVEVPPVTAADMALPPPSEGTAEAAARVHAARAMQEDRVRAAGLDPAQALNARSGGDVLDRFATPDSAGRALLMRAGEAGGLTARGWTRTLRLARTIADLDGSEGVLRRHIAEALIYRRTTVGAQADFDRQVMPSGLGAAAF; from the coding sequence ATGGTCGCGCGGGTGGTGACGGTGGCGTTCGATGGGGTGGACGCCCGGCGCGTGGACGTCGAGGTCCAGCTGGTCGGCGGTACCGGCCAGACCAGTTTCACCATCGTCGGCCTGCCGGACAAGGCGGTGGCCGAGAGCCGCGAGCGGGTGCACGGTGCCTTTGCGGGCATCGGCCTGGCCCTGCCGCCGCGCCGGATCATCGCCAATCTGGCCCCGGCCGATCAGAGGAAGGAGGGCAGTCATTTCGACCTGCCCATCGCCCTGTCCCTGTTGGCGGCCATGGGGGTGATCGCCCCCGATGCCCTGGACGGCTGGGCGGCGGTCGGGGAACTGGGCCTGGACGGTCAGATCGCGGCGGTGGGCGGCACCCTGCCGGCCGCGGTGGCGGCGGCCTCCATGGGGCTGGGTCTGATCTGTCCCGAGATCAATGGGCCCGAGGCGGCCTGGGCCGGGGATGTGTCCATCCTGGCCCCGCGCTCTCTGATCGGACTGATCAATCATTTCAAGGGCACCCAGGTGCTGCGCGCGCCCGAGCCGGGCCCGATCCGGTCAGGCGGCGCCGTGCCCGACCTGCGCGAGGTCAAGGGCCAGGAAAGCGCCAAGCGGGCGCTGGAGATCGCGGCCGCCGGGGGCCACAATCTGCTGTTCGTGGGGCCGCCCGGATCAGGCAAGTCGATGATGGCCCAGCGCCTGCCTGGCCTGTTGCCGCCGCTGACGCCGCAGGAGCTGCTGGAGACCTCCATGGTCTGGTCAGTGGCCGGGCTGATCGAGCGCGGGGCCCTGACCCGCGACCGGCCCTTCCGCAGTCCGCACCATTCCGCCTCCATGGCCGCCCTGACCGGCGGCGGCACGCGCGCCAAGCCGGGCGAGGCCTCCCTTGCCCACAATGGCGTGCTGTTTCTGGACGAACTGCCGGAATATTCGGCGCAGGCGCTGGATTCCTTGCGCCAGCCGCTGGAGACGGGCGAAATCGTAGTGGCCCGCGCCAATGCCCACATCCGCTATCCGGCGCGGTTCCAGCTGGTGGCGGCGATGAATCCTTGTCGCTGTGGTCTGGGCGGTGCCGGGCGCGGCGCCTGCGGCAAGGCCCCCCGGTGCCAGCGCGACTATCAGAACCGGATTTCGGGGCCCCTGTTCGACCGCATCGACCTGACGGTCGAGGTGCCGCCGGTGACGGCCGCCGACATGGCTTTGCCGCCTCCGTCCGAAGGCACGGCAGAGGCGGCAGCAAGAGTCCATGCCGCCCGCGCCATGCAGGAGGACCGCGTCCGCGCCGCTGGCCTCGACCCGGCCCAGGCCCTGAATGCCCGTTCGGGCGGGGATGTGCTGGACCGGTTCGCCACCCCCGACTCGGCGGGCCGGGCCCTGCTGATGCGGGCGGGCGAGGCGGGCGGCCTGACGGCGCGAGGCTGGACCCGGACCCTGCGGCTGGCCCGCACCATCGCCGATCTGGATGGGTCCGAGGGGGTGCTGCGCCGTCATATCGCCGAGGCGCTGATCTATCGCCGCACCACCGTCGGGGCCCAGGCTGATTTCGATCGGCAAGTCATGCCTTCCGGGCTGGGGGCTGCGGCCTTCTGA
- a CDS encoding DNA cytosine methyltransferase — protein sequence MSLGFSDPRFCGGFETVLAIDNDAAAVKTHELNFPGRSVRANIEEWLLTEEVPQADVVIGGPPCQGFSLLNKKRDGDARRALWEPFIEIAERSGARVFVMENVAELYRSPERELIEKKAQQHGFMTQAAIVNAADYGAPQTRKRTIILGWREAFNLPSFPPLASHADPKLKLNLPRWRTVRDVIADLPLETIGTEIGSKPKLDLHFGRTPTDKSMERYRAVPPGGNRFDLLANRPDITPDCWVRKTSGGTDLFGRLWWDRPSVTIRTEFYKPEKGRYLHPEAHRPISHREAARLMGFPDDFKFYGTKVEVARQIGNAVPPHLAGALGGVVRSILEPRAIAA from the coding sequence ATGAGCCTCGGCTTCTCGGACCCGCGCTTCTGCGGGGGATTCGAAACCGTGTTGGCGATCGACAACGATGCGGCAGCGGTGAAGACTCATGAACTCAATTTCCCCGGCCGATCCGTTCGGGCGAACATTGAGGAATGGTTGCTGACTGAAGAGGTCCCTCAAGCTGATGTGGTCATCGGGGGGCCGCCTTGTCAGGGGTTCAGCCTGCTCAACAAGAAGCGCGACGGTGACGCGCGCCGAGCGCTTTGGGAGCCGTTTATCGAAATCGCCGAACGATCCGGAGCCCGGGTTTTCGTCATGGAGAACGTCGCCGAGCTCTACCGCTCTCCAGAACGCGAGTTGATTGAAAAGAAGGCTCAGCAGCACGGGTTCATGACCCAAGCCGCTATCGTGAACGCGGCCGATTACGGCGCGCCTCAGACGCGCAAGAGAACGATCATCTTGGGCTGGCGAGAAGCATTCAATCTGCCGTCGTTTCCTCCGCTGGCGTCACACGCGGATCCGAAGTTGAAGTTAAACTTGCCTCGCTGGCGCACGGTGCGCGACGTCATAGCGGATTTGCCGTTGGAAACGATCGGGACCGAAATCGGGTCGAAGCCCAAGCTCGATCTCCATTTCGGTCGGACGCCGACGGACAAAAGCATGGAGCGCTATCGCGCCGTTCCGCCTGGCGGTAATCGCTTCGATCTTCTGGCCAACCGTCCCGACATCACGCCGGACTGCTGGGTTCGCAAGACGAGCGGGGGCACCGATCTTTTCGGACGCCTGTGGTGGGATCGACCGTCGGTAACGATCCGGACCGAGTTCTACAAACCCGAAAAGGGCCGCTACCTTCACCCGGAGGCGCACCGACCGATCAGCCACCGAGAAGCCGCGCGCTTGATGGGCTTCCCGGATGACTTCAAGTTTTACGGGACAAAGGTCGAGGTGGCGCGGCAGATCGGGAATGCGGTGCCGCCGCATTTGGCAGGGGCTCTCGGAGGTGTCGTCCGCTCAATCCTCGAGCCTAGGGCGATTGCTGCCTAG
- a CDS encoding serine hydrolase domain-containing protein, with product MTGSSLPDIHGFCPERFARVRDAFAANFTDAPEGLNEVGARFSVCIAGEPVIDLWAGHADTGRTRPFAADTLVPVFSTGKAIMALLMAAAVERGKLAYEERVADLWPAFGQAGKDRVTVGQMMSHQAGLPGFAEAVPPELWFDPPAVLERLAAQAPMWEPGTASGYHPITIGYLAGELFRLVEGRSMGQALRQDFALTHDLDLWIGLPEAEHHRVAQMRKPSAAPDLGVIDDVKRAAFLDRGSSPGGRGSVEWRTMEIPSANLHGTALGLARLMSVMSMGGVLDGRTVLSPSVLHQATRERIHGQDRVVPFVMSWAAGFMRNKGRGIFGPNPETVGHAGWGGSCAFADPARGVSAAYVMNRQSPHLMGDPRSLRLIEALYAAL from the coding sequence ATGACCGGTTCTTCCCTGCCCGACATCCACGGCTTCTGCCCCGAGCGCTTCGCCCGGGTGCGCGACGCCTTCGCCGCCAACTTCACCGATGCGCCCGAGGGGCTGAACGAGGTGGGCGCGCGCTTCAGCGTCTGCATCGCGGGCGAGCCCGTCATCGACCTGTGGGCCGGTCATGCCGACACGGGCCGGACCCGACCCTTTGCCGCCGACACCCTGGTGCCCGTTTTCTCGACCGGCAAGGCGATCATGGCCCTGCTGATGGCCGCGGCGGTCGAGCGCGGCAAGCTGGCCTATGAGGAGCGGGTCGCGGACCTGTGGCCAGCCTTTGGCCAAGCGGGCAAGGACCGGGTCACCGTCGGCCAAATGATGAGCCACCAGGCCGGTCTGCCCGGCTTTGCCGAGGCGGTGCCGCCGGAACTGTGGTTCGATCCGCCCGCCGTGCTGGAACGGCTGGCCGCCCAGGCCCCGATGTGGGAGCCGGGCACGGCGTCGGGCTATCACCCCATCACCATCGGCTATCTGGCGGGCGAGCTGTTCCGCCTCGTCGAGGGGCGCAGCATGGGCCAGGCCCTGCGTCAGGATTTCGCCCTGACCCACGACCTGGACCTGTGGATCGGCCTGCCGGAAGCCGAGCACCACCGCGTGGCCCAGATGCGCAAGCCCTCCGCCGCCCCGGACCTGGGCGTCATCGACGATGTGAAGCGGGCCGCCTTCCTGGACCGGGGGTCGTCGCCGGGCGGTCGCGGCTCGGTCGAATGGCGAACGATGGAAATCCCTTCCGCCAATCTGCACGGCACGGCCCTGGGTCTGGCGCGGCTGATGTCGGTCATGTCCATGGGCGGGGTTCTGGACGGCCGCACGGTCCTGTCGCCCAGTGTCCTGCATCAGGCGACCCGCGAGCGCATCCATGGCCAGGACCGGGTCGTGCCCTTCGTCATGAGCTGGGCGGCGGGCTTCATGCGGAACAAGGGGCGCGGCATCTTTGGCCCCAATCCCGAGACCGTGGGCCACGCCGGGTGGGGCGGCAGCTGTGCCTTCGCCGACCCGGCGCGCGGGGTCTCGGCCGCCTATGTCATGAACCGGCAGTCGCCGCACCTGATGGGCGACCCCCGCTCGCTGCGCCTGATCGAGGCCCTGTACGCCGCCCTCTAG
- the groL gene encoding chaperonin GroEL (60 kDa chaperone family; promotes refolding of misfolded polypeptides especially under stressful conditions; forms two stacked rings of heptamers to form a barrel-shaped 14mer; ends can be capped by GroES; misfolded proteins enter the barrel where they are refolded when GroES binds), whose product MAAKQVQFSTDAREKMLRGVNVLANAVKVTLGPKGRNVVIQKSFGAPRSTKDGVSVAKEIELEDAFENMGAQMIREVASKTNDKAGDGTTTATVLAQSIVQEGLKAVAAGMNPMDLKRGIDKAVTAVLADIKASAKKVSNNSEIAQVGTISANGDSEVGEMIAKAMEKVGNEGVITVEEAKTAETELDVVEGMQFDRGYLSPYFITNADKMEVQLEEPLILLFEKKLSSLQAMLPILEAVVQSGRPLLIIAEDIEGEALATLVVNKLRGGLRVAAVKAPGFGDRRKAMLEDIAVLTGGEVISEDLGIKLENVTLDMLGRAKKVTITKDDTTIVDGVGGKDVIEARIGQIKKQIEDTTSDYDKEKLQERLAKLAGGVAVIRVGGSTEVEVKEKKDRVDDALNATRAAVEEGIVPGGGIALLKASKALEGLTGANADQNAGIAIIRRALQAPIRQISENAGVEGSIVVGKVLENTSATFGFNAQTEEYGDLVAMGVIDPAKVVRTALTDAASVASILITTEAAVADAPKKGNGGGAPDMGGGMGGMGGMDF is encoded by the coding sequence ATGGCTGCCAAACAAGTTCAGTTCTCCACCGACGCGCGCGAAAAAATGCTGCGCGGCGTCAACGTCCTGGCCAATGCGGTCAAGGTGACCCTGGGTCCCAAGGGCCGCAACGTCGTCATCCAGAAGTCCTTCGGCGCCCCGCGCTCGACCAAGGACGGCGTCTCGGTGGCCAAGGAAATCGAGCTGGAAGACGCCTTCGAGAACATGGGCGCCCAGATGATCCGCGAAGTCGCGTCCAAGACGAACGACAAGGCGGGTGACGGCACCACCACCGCGACCGTCCTGGCTCAGTCGATCGTCCAGGAAGGCCTGAAGGCCGTGGCCGCCGGCATGAACCCGATGGATCTGAAGCGCGGCATCGACAAGGCGGTCACCGCCGTCCTGGCCGACATCAAGGCCTCGGCCAAGAAGGTGTCGAACAACTCCGAAATCGCCCAGGTCGGCACCATTTCGGCCAACGGCGACTCCGAAGTCGGCGAAATGATCGCCAAGGCCATGGAAAAGGTCGGCAACGAAGGCGTCATCACGGTTGAAGAAGCCAAGACCGCCGAGACCGAGCTGGACGTCGTCGAGGGCATGCAGTTCGACCGCGGCTACCTGAGCCCCTACTTCATCACCAACGCCGACAAGATGGAGGTTCAACTCGAAGAGCCGCTCATCCTGCTGTTCGAGAAGAAGCTGTCGTCGCTGCAGGCCATGCTGCCGATCCTGGAAGCGGTGGTCCAGTCGGGCCGTCCGCTGCTGATCATCGCCGAGGACATCGAAGGCGAGGCCCTGGCCACCCTGGTGGTCAACAAGCTGCGCGGCGGCCTGCGCGTTGCCGCCGTCAAGGCTCCGGGCTTCGGCGATCGCCGCAAGGCCATGCTGGAAGACATCGCCGTCCTGACCGGCGGTGAGGTCATCTCGGAAGACCTGGGCATCAAGCTGGAGAACGTCACCCTCGACATGCTCGGCCGCGCCAAGAAGGTCACCATCACCAAGGACGACACCACCATCGTGGACGGCGTCGGCGGCAAGGACGTGATCGAAGCCCGCATCGGCCAGATCAAGAAGCAGATCGAGGACACCACCTCGGACTACGACAAGGAAAAGCTGCAGGAACGTCTGGCCAAGCTGGCCGGCGGCGTTGCGGTCATCCGCGTCGGCGGCTCGACCGAAGTCGAAGTGAAGGAAAAGAAGGACCGCGTCGACGACGCGCTGAACGCCACGCGTGCAGCCGTTGAAGAAGGCATCGTCCCCGGTGGCGGTATCGCCCTGCTCAAGGCCTCCAAGGCCCTGGAAGGCCTGACCGGCGCCAACGCCGATCAGAACGCCGGCATCGCCATCATCCGCCGCGCCCTGCAGGCTCCGATCCGTCAGATCTCGGAAAACGCCGGCGTCGAAGGTTCGATCGTGGTTGGCAAGGTGCTGGAAAACACCTCGGCCACCTTCGGCTTCAATGCTCAGACCGAAGAATACGGTGACCTGGTCGCCATGGGCGTGATCGACCCGGCCAAGGTGGTCCGCACCGCCCTGACCGACGCCGCCTCGGTGGCCTCGATCCTGATCACCACCGAAGCTGCCGTGGCCGACGCCCCCAAGAAGGGCAACGGCGGCGGCGCCCCCGACATGGGCGGCGGCATGGGCGGCATGGGCGGCATGGACTTCTAA
- the greA gene encoding transcription elongation factor GreA has protein sequence MSVAFTREEDLEATAADLVDRPISPHPNLVTPEGLAAIEAALASARAAYSAAQTSGSIETDRTAMARATRDLRYWSARRASAQLVPPQAAPGETVRFGDTVTLEREDGRIQSWTLVGEDESDPAAGKVAYVSPLAQAVLGRRLGDEVTVAGRTVEIVGIG, from the coding sequence ATGAGCGTTGCCTTTACCCGCGAGGAAGACCTGGAGGCCACGGCCGCCGATCTGGTCGACCGTCCGATATCGCCCCATCCGAACCTGGTCACACCCGAGGGCCTGGCCGCGATCGAGGCCGCCCTGGCCAGCGCCCGCGCCGCCTATTCCGCCGCCCAGACCAGCGGTTCGATCGAGACGGACCGCACCGCCATGGCCCGCGCGACGCGGGATCTGCGCTACTGGTCCGCGCGCCGCGCCTCGGCCCAGCTGGTCCCGCCGCAGGCCGCGCCCGGCGAAACCGTGCGCTTCGGCGACACCGTGACCCTGGAACGCGAGGATGGCCGCATCCAGTCCTGGACCCTGGTCGGCGAGGACGAATCCGATCCTGCGGCTGGCAAGGTCGCCTATGTCTCCCCCCTCGCCCAGGCGGTCCTCGGCCGCCGCCTCGGCGATGAGGTCACCGTGGCGGGGAGAACGGTCGAGATCGTGGGGATCGGGTGA